In Lolium rigidum isolate FL_2022 chromosome 3, APGP_CSIRO_Lrig_0.1, whole genome shotgun sequence, the genomic window AGGATTAAATTCAGGCAACCTTGAGATGCGCAAATCACGGAAAGAACTATGTCTACAAAAATAATAGTTATAAAGTATGGTAGTTTCTCCCCCAACATTTCTGTCTTTCAAAAGCCTCGATGTGGTCAGGTATTAATAAAGGAAACAAAAAGAGAAACTTGTTCCTAGTACCATCTGCTTTCTTATTTTCCATGTCATACATACAAAATTACTACTCCCTCCTATTCATATTAATTACCGCTAGTATTGATGTATTtaaaactaaaatgtgtctagatacatccagattAGCGAcatttaatatggatcggagggagtatctatTTTCCTGTTTTCTTGACATCAGTTGTCTagttacatgatttttttttttgtgaatagTTCACATGATTTGAGACTCACATGAACTACAATCAGGTAATGGAAAAGTAAGTTTATTAGTGATTACGAAAGATGTCCATGTGGGTTTTTTTCTTGCTTACATGTTACAGGTTGAATGAACATTACATCTGGACCCATTTCAGTTCACTGTTCATGGGATATATCAGATAGATCCAAGATTAGTAGAAAACTGTCAAATACAGAGGGGAAGCATTTCTTGTATTCCTTACTTTGTGAGTAAACATAATGCTGAATTACAACTGCTCGTGTACTCAATTGTACGTAAACAAAATCTACACTTACAAGAGTAGTCATTTACCTTAATAACATTTCCACACAAAATAAAAAGCATCTCAATCAGCTGAAAGCTCTTGAAATTGCATAGATGAAGTCCAATAAACCAGTTCCCCTGAGAAGGCCTTTACCAGTTAAAAGTTCAAAATCTATCAGCAATAGAAAGCCAATTATGGCAGCTCTTCCGTTGATAAGTTCATTGTAAGGGGTGAAACCAAAACCTCCAACACCTTCATCAACTACCATTCTCACCTGAAATTGCAAAACAAACATGTTATATTCTGGCTGCAAAGTGTAAGCAGTCATGTAAATTCCCTTTTTGCTAATAACGGAGTGGAGCAAAGTAAATTAGCAATGCAGAGATCATCACATGAAAGATAAAAGCAATGTATAGGTATAATAGTAAGCTTCAGAGAGAAAGTAATGGAGAAAGGGAAAACGAGACCTCTTCGATGTTAACATCAGATGCTGTACTGCCAGGTTGAGCTTTCCCACTGAACAGAATCTCAGCTGATCCAACAGCGGTACCAGCTCCCCTAAtgctgatgtatatattctctccATCGGTTTTCGCAGGGTACACGAATAGTTTTCGCAGAACAGGTGTTAGAGCCCTTAAAACAGGGTTTTTGGGGTACCATTCTTTTATTTCCCCAGTGCGAAGATCAAATGTACTGTCTGTTGATGGGCAAATGATGCAACCGTCCTGAAACAAAAATAAGCATAAGGTTGCATCTTTGAGATACGAACTGGAATTATCACATTGAAGCAAGTAATAGAGTTTACAGTCAGAGCATATGGTCAAGAAAAGACTCATAGTATTACAGTTTGTAGTGTCAAAAGAGGGGGGAAAAATAACAGAAGGAAATATAACAAAAAGATGTAATATGGTGTAATAAGAAAAAAGAAAATGTGACATAAGGGCAAAAGAGGTGCTACATGTAAATTCTGGGTTAAGTGACATAACAAACTAAACCCCTTGCTTTTCTCAAATCGTCTATACTAATCTTTAGATATTTGAGACATTAGAAATATTGACATCACAACTCCCAAGTGGTAGCGCCGTCACTTCACACTTGTGACTTTAAAAACCTGACATGATTTAATCCCAGCTGACACCAAAGTCCTGGGCAGGTCTAAATTTGCATTATAGTACGAACGGAAGGGccaaaagtggatagaagcgcatGATGTGAATACATTTTAGAAAATTTTAGCAAAAATAAAGCATACTATATTGCTGAACATGTTATCCCAAATAGAAACAGGCATGAGCTATACAGTAACAAAATTTGGCACTGTAACCAGATACACAGAACTTCTTAATAAAGAAAAAGCAGGAACAAAAGAAAGACAGGTAGAGTTCGCTGAGCTTACTTAATCCATCTCGATAGTGCAGGGCCTATGAAACTAGAATAAAATTTTGTAGTGAATGTATAATATATATGGTTATACACACTTCCTTTGATCATTTTCAACAGCTGCACTGTGTGAACTTTATTAAGCGACCAAAGAAGCACGTGAGGCAGTAACTTTGCTCGGGTAGTCATTTGCTAGCAAGACTACATGTAGGGGCATTTTGCCGAGCAGTTTACCTGCGTGAGCTTGGCGTTGAGGAGGCCCTCGGAGTATGCGCCCTCAGCCGGGGAGCGGTTCTCGATGGCAAAGACTTCATCTTTGTACCAGAGAAGCAGGATCTCATCCCCGTCCTGCACGATCACCCGGCGCTCCCCCCGCGGGAGCGCCGCGAGCGGCACGACCGGGACCCAGGTGCGGCCGCCTCCGGCCTCGGGCGGCGCGGAGGGCTCGGCCCCGGACACATCGGTGGCACGGCAGGCGAGCCTGGAGTGGCAGCGGTTGCGCGCGTTGAAGGTGAGGATGCTGCGCGGGGTAGAGGTTGTGGGTGGTGGTGAGGAGGAGATGCGGAAGGAGGAGggcgcggtggtggtggtgatggccgCCATGGGTGGTGGAATGGAGGGAGGCGTGTGGGGGCGGAGGGGTTAGGGCTTGAGGTGGTGGCAGCTAGGGGTGGTGGTGTGGAGCGGCCATGGCCACAGGACGGAGATAACGGGAAGGAGGAGTTGAGCGTGTGGGTGTGGGGAAGACAAGCCGACACATTTATAGGTTGCTGTCGTCCGGAACAAGTTGTTCCGGCGAACCGACGACGTGGCTCAACTGTAACTCAAATCTGAAAAACTTTTAAAACAACCGCAGGATCTCACACAGTACCGGCCCATTGCTCTTTGTAATGTTACATTATATAAAATTGCTTCTAAGGTTAAAGCATTGTGCCTACCACCGGTAGTGAAAGATGATTTaatctcactactaggaaaaggcctagccgtaagatgggtgttagtggcgcaccaggagggtagtgcgccactactacttagcagtggcgcaccggaaagtggtgggccactattaaaaatgtagtagtggcgcacctcttctgtggtgcgccaccactaagtttgaccatgggtttgacccagccttatacatagcaatggcgcaccatggagaggtgcgccacagctattttatgtagcagtggcgcacctctacatggtgcgccattgctatgtaaaggggatgatggacatgtttgggcatcacttagtagtggcgcaccatggttggtgcgccactgctaagtggtgcctAAACATTTCCACCACCCCCCCTTGGATCGCAATCGCCTTTTcgggtttggaaaaaataaaagaaatagatagaaatttcaaaaaataaaatccttggagatgcccatgtaatatgtcatctaggtttagtgaaatttaaaaaaaatgaattttgatatattatgcaaaatggcgtcatctttcggtaaaacgggttttctggttgcatacgacgtccgatgaaaaacttttttatatcaaaatctatctacgcgaaatttcctattcgaattcaactgcctacggccgtttggacaaaaaatggattcctcaattggaaaacagaaacaggactttttcgggttttagattttgggcaaaaaatagaaaaaaatagcggtggcgcacccatgccttggtgcgccactgctaagcttcccgcccacgaatttcaaaatgggaggagccggccacttaaccccctcctccctcctcctccacatattcTCCTCGctttcattctcctctcctcctcctgctctcctcctctcctctcctcctttcactccggcgacctcctcctctcctctcctcctttcactccggcgacctcctccactatgtcgagctccggtgaccttactttccggagagctcctccactatggtgacctccggtgaccttactctccgacgaccctccggcgaccctctagcctccattacctctggccttcgtcctcttgttcatcatctcctacatctcctcacctctcttcacctctcctacgtccctcatccatcatcaccgcggctaggctaagaaaaatgagaatgaacattgcacaaataattctagcaacaagaacgagaaaaaataacgagccaaaaaaatcgaaacaaaatgtgccagatccagatccagatccagatcccgatccagatctagatctagaaatttcaaattttagtagtggcgcaccttttttctatccagtggcgcacctcagacgtttaggagtggcgcaccatgaagctagtagtggcgcactacccggtgcgccactgctaagccaaatagcaatggcgcaccactagtgcgccactactaaaagttagcagtggcgtgatagcagtggcgcaccactagtgcgctactgatgggtaaaagtggtgcgccactgattgcccttttcctagtagtgtctatgggttagatcaaatagatTAGCTTCAGTATAACAATATATTAAGTGAGGATCAAACACCAGATATTATAAAGGATCATATCATGGTAATCCTTATAATAACATATGGATGTTTATTAAACAAAAAGTCCAAACAACAGAAAGAATGGAGaacctattctttacttatcttttccatgttctTTTTACTAAATcatatttctaccatgatcctcatggtatATATCTTAAACTCAATTCTTAAACTCATGTCAGGACATTACACAAGTTATTTCTCAAACCTTAACCATTCCAATCTTCTATATCCAAAATTGTCTTCATTAAACCTCAGAGAAGGAAGGTGACTATTCATATATGCAGATGCTCACGTCATCATCttttaagaagaaccctaaggtattattcaagacattttctaGAGAGAGAATCCGTTGGTACCGACCATAGATCTTGATGAAACCATCATTTTCTCTAGAGCATAACCTTAGGCTATTATCCAAGGCAATTCCAAGTGAGAGAAACCATTAATATCAACTTTAGCTATACATATCATAGAAGAAAGGACAACTATTGAACTAAATCATTAATATATAATCTATTTCACCTTTGGACTGGTGAGAAATCCAGTATTAAATGGAATAAGATTATATCCTTTAGTTGATGAAGTAAATAAGAGACTAATCCAACTAAACTAACCCAGTGGAGCCTTAACCTATATACATAAAGAGATTTGGCGAgtacatcataaaccctagagtaaTCCTACCTAcctaagagagctcaagctaaagTGTTACACTCAAGTATATTGatcaatacttgatcttggaggggAGAATCATGATTCATTAGTGAACCATTAGAAGGCCAATACCTTGATCATTAAAAATTAGGTAATGATCATATACCCTAAGAACTGGGAGTATAAGCCATtgagaataagttgatcatgtctaatgcatgatcatgctttggaaatATAAGAAGATATGCCATtgagaataagttgatcatgtataATGCATGATCATTAGTGTAGATATGGTCGTGCCATAGCTTGAAGGTTACGCTGCCGCAGTTGGCAAGCGCATTGGCTTTGGGCAcggtctccttcttgacggagaaataaAATTGAAATAAAGTCAGATCCGATTTTACCCGGAGGTGACCTTCGCATTGATTGACGTGGTTGGAGATGGCGAGGATGCTGTTGGGTGAGATGTTGTGGGTCTGGAGCTGGTACGTCTTGAGGATTTCTGAGAAGAAATCACTCGTCAAAAGCGAGAAGCCTGGCTCCACCAACGCCTTTGCCAGCACCCATTCTCCAGCTTCGGGCGTGGGGCAGGGAGCACATAGAACCACTCGCcaagttccgggattgaggactcCTTCCAATTCCATGCTCCGCAGCTCTTCCTCTCTcacggtgcagggccaccattgtccCTTCACCTCGCCCTCGCGGGGTTCGAGCCTTTGACCTCTTGGTGGCTTCCTCCACCTTATgctccattttttttctttttcgataGCTTCGGTTGGATCCGGCATGTGAGTGTCGAAATCGATAGCTTTGATGGATCCCTGGGCTGGGTACAGGTGGACCGGGATGAGAGGTtgagggtgatacgtccaaaacgtatctaattTCCCGAAcactgttgttgttgtttcccctCTATCTTAAACTCAATTCTTGAACTCATGTCAAGGACATTACACAAGTTATTTGTCAAACCTTAACCATTACAATCTTCTATATCCAAAATTGTCTTCATTAAACCTCAGAGAAGGGAGGTGACTATTCATATATGCAGATGCTCACATCATCATCTTTTAAGAATAACCCTagggtattattcaagacattttctaGAGAGAGAATCCATTGGTACCAACCATAGATCTTGATGAAACCATCATTTTCTCTGGAGCATAACCTTAGGCTATTACCCAAGGCAATTCCAAGTGAGAGAAACCATTGATACCAACCTTAGCTATACATATCATAAAAGCAAGGACAACTCTTGAACTAAATCATTAATATATAATCTATCTCACCTTGGAGTGCTGAGATAATCTAGTATtaaatggaataagactatatccttcAGTTGGTGAAGTAAAGAagagactaatccaactaagctaACCCAGTGGAGCCTTAAACTATATACCTAAAGAGATTTGGTGAGTACATCATGAACCCTAGAGTAATCCTAACTAcctaagagagctcaagctaaagTGTCACACTCAAGTATATTgaacaatacttgatcttggaggggAGAACCATGATTCATTAGTAAACTAATAGGAGGCCAAtaccttgatcattacaaattgggtaatgatcatatacccTAAGAATTGGGAGTATAAGTCATtgagaataagttgatcatgtctaatgcatgatcatgctttggaaatATAAGAAGATATGCCATtgagaataagttgatcatgtctaatgcatgatcattagTGTAGATACGGTCGCGCCAGAGCTTGAAGGTTACGTTGCCGCAGTTGGCAATCGCATTGGCTTTAGGAAcggtctccttcttgacggagaaataaAATTGAAATAAAGTCACATCCGGTTTTACCCGGAGGTGACCTTCGCATAGAGTAACGTGGTTGGTGATGGCGAGGATGCTGTTGGgtgagatgttgtggggctggagctggTACGTCTtgaggatttccgagaagaaatcgctCGGCGGAAGCGAGAAGCCTGGCTCCACCAACGCCTTCGCCAACACCCATTCTCCAGCTTCGGGCGCGGGGCAAGGAGTACACGGAACCACTGGCCAAGTTCAGGGATTGAGGAATCGTTCCGATTCCATGTTCCGCAGCTCTTCCTCTCTCTcacggtgcagggccaccattgtccCTTCACCTCGCCCTCGCGGGTTCGAGCCTTCGACCTCTTGgtggcttcctccaccttctgctccatttttttcttttccGGTAGCTTAGGCTGGATCCGGCTTgtgagtgttgtgggtatacttcataggtgtaccatcaatAGTGCCTagctccggcaagcccgggtggcccacagatggtggtggtgtcataCGGCCCacagggcggcccagttgctgttatttgaagatggaagatgtccaatgatatgtctcaaacgtatctataatttcttatgttccatgctacttttatgacaatacttgaatgttttatacatactttacaacattattatacattttccggcactaacctattaacaagatgccgaagtgccgttcttgttctacgcttgtttttggtttcagaaatcctagtaaggaaatattctcgaaattggacgaaatcaacgcccagggtcctatttttccacgaagcttccagaagactgggggagatacgaagtggggccacgaggcgccgacacaatagggcggcgcggcccaagtcctggccgcgccggcctgttgtgtggggccctcgtgtggccccctgacctacccttccgcctacaaatagccttcgtcgcgaatacccctgtaccgagagccacgatacggaaaacattactgagacgccgccgccgccaatcccatctcaggggattcaggagatcgcctgcggcaccctgccggagaggggaatcatcaccggaggggctctacatcatcatgcccgcctccggattgatgcgtgagtagttcatccttggactatgggtccatagcagtagcttgatggttgtcttctccgcatgtgctatcattgtttagatcttgtgagctgcctaacatgatcaagatcatctatttgtaatgctacatgttgtgtttggtgggatccgatgaatctagaatattatgtcaagttgattatcaatctatcatatatgtgttgtttatgttcttgcatgctctccgttgctagtagaggctctggccaagttgatacttgtaactccaagcgggagtatttatgctcgatagtgggttcatgcctccatttaatctgcgacagtgacataaagttctaaggttgtggatgtgctgttgctactagcgataaaacatcgatgctttgtctaaggatatttgtgttgattacattacgcaccatacgtaatgcaattatctgttgtttacaacttaatactggagggggttcggatgataacctgaaggtggattatttaggcatagatgcttgctggatagcggtctatgtactttgtcgtaatgccctgattaaatcacatagtaatcatcgttgatatgtattgaatctttatttgtcaattgcccacctgtaatttgttcacccagcatgttagttatcttattagagagacaccactagtgaactgtggaccccggtccattcttttacatctgaatacattctactgcaattgttctttactgttctttgcaaacaaacaccatcttccactcgatacgtttaatcctttgttttcagcaagccggtgagattgacaacctcactattacgttggggcaaagtactttgattgtgttgtgcaggttccacgttggcgccggtttcactggtgttgcgccacactacactcctccaccaacaaccttcacgtgcttcttggctcctactggttcaataatcttggtttcatactgagggaaacttgcttctatacgcatcataccttccacttggggttcccaacggacgtgtacatctatgcgtatcaagctaaatttctggcgccgttgccggggacctgaagaaaagttgcaccccagagatttctaactcccaggtcaactacacgccagcaactaaatttctggcgccgttgccggggagatcaagacacgctgcaaagggagtctccacttccaatctctttactttgtttttgtcttgctttactttactttatttactgtcttgtttgcttcatattgaaaacacaaaaaaattagttactttactttattctttatttactagctctatatcaaaacacacaaaaaattagttacttgcatttagtttacttttgttatcatgtctagctctgtacctgttacttcttcacctgaggaattagtctttacttttaaacaaggggatgaggagagttttaaagatgcttggtctagaatttttgatgcttATCGTAAaggtgaacctcaaatgactctaagtttgctccttagtaatttttatttcgggcttatgattcgctatagatatgccttagatgctatagtgggaggagatttccttcattgcaacggggatcaagcttttaatgccataaaaaaattggttgcatcacatagttcggctaacaactttgattcagctcttattagcatttataatagattaaacactcttgagataaGTGCATCttacttgaaagaaaattatGGTTATGTTCGAAACCGTCTTGatgaagttttagtgaactctgaaccctcAATGTGGAACCATACTATTAAAGttattattggtggtgaaacttttcatgcccgttgtgatattatgtctgaattttgtcttatgcctaagagtatttatgaatctttgacactttggggacttgttgaagggggagaaggaataactcttattgataactccgttataattcctaagggaatagccgagggtgtgcacacaaccattcttggaagaacagtatccactgattatcttgttattgaatgtgtaggaacaggacaaatcacacttggaagatccctgctgaaactattgggagcaatcataaatacgggagaaggcaccctaaaaatcACACCGGGAGgccgacatgtattccctaaaccaaagagtaggaaaaagagtaagaagggtaggcataaagcccgaggtaatgttgatgctccatctcttgaaaatacttgatttgcactttctgcgcctagctgaaagacgttaaagaaagggatttctattttcgtgccctcggctccttagttgtactcagttttccccagatccttagtttttcctcagttttccccaaccccttgtctataacccgcagaaagagctcggacggaaggaatcccgtttagttgacgttggttggtgtcggcaagtggggccgccgttggtgccccgcagtggacacgtctccacttatccggatcatcgtgggacccacaacttgtccacgttagcgcgccggacccacagcttacccaggtgaccgttgcaaaatgggagcccgagctagccccgtgcccgtgcccgtgccattgcttcccctttctttctccgcgccccattgttcttcttctccgccggccggcagcccttctccggcacgcgggtgatgtctagtttctcttcgacctcccgttcttcatggccgcagtatggacccgtgcctttgacaagatgccccgaccgcccacgccagagcctccgaagcggtcgatccgtaagacggacgagaacggcaaccgtggacgtgagttcgttgcatgcgagagcttgccatatagagagggggataaggttagatctcgctccaatttctctcgttttctctcg contains:
- the LOC124703498 gene encoding uncharacterized protein LOC124703498; amino-acid sequence: MAAITTTTAPSSFRISSSPPPTTSTPRSILTFNARNRCHSRLACRATDVSGAEPSAPPEAGGGRTWVPVVPLAALPRGERRVIVQDGDEILLLWYKDEVFAIENRSPAEGAYSEGLLNAKLTQDGCIICPSTDSTFDLRTGEIKEWYPKNPVLRALTPVLRKLFVYPAKTDGENIYISIRGAGTAVGSAEILFSGKAQPGSTASDVNIEEVRMVVDEGVGGFGFTPYNELINGRAAIIGFLLLIDFELLTGKGLLRGTGLLDFIYAISRAFS